Proteins co-encoded in one Thiovulum sp. ES genomic window:
- a CDS encoding putative Fe-S oxidoreductase (PFAM: Uncharacterised protein family (UPF0153)): protein MSDFQFSFNPSACQICEAKCCRGESGIVNFSKNELSQMVDFLKISENDLLENFCRKDGYKWSLKELKISGEFHCVFLENNSCTIYEVRPKQCRDFPFWSRYKNGENFDELKKECIGIF from the coding sequence ATGAGTGATTTTCAATTTAGTTTTAATCCGTCTGCTTGTCAAATTTGTGAAGCGAAATGTTGTCGTGGAGAGAGCGGAATTGTCAATTTCTCAAAAAATGAACTCTCCCAAATGGTAGACTTTCTAAAAATTTCTGAAAATGATCTTTTGGAAAATTTTTGTCGAAAAGATGGTTACAAATGGAGTTTAAAAGAGTTGAAAATTTCGGGTGAATTTCATTGTGTTTTTCTTGAAAACAACTCATGCACAATTTATGAAGTTCGACCGAAACAGTGCAGAGATTTTCCATTTTGGTCTCGTTACAAAAATGGAGAAAACTTTGACGAACTAAAAAAAGAGTGCATTGGAATTTTCTAA
- a CDS encoding ammonia permease (PFAM: Ammonium Transporter Family~TIGRFAM: ammonium transporter) yields MENSDILYIIDTLFIIFSATLIILMAPGFAMLEAGLVRTKNVSTVLTGNVLLYAITSFVFFIWGYNLMFGGNGFFLDGFEDDGYSKYALFFFQMAFVSKTVSIISGGVAERIRIIPFMLFAVVMSGLIYPTVGNWTWGGGFLKEMHDLAGSTIIHSVGGWALLAGILILGARNGKYGKKGNVRAIPASNIPLVTLGGLLLWLGWFGFNGGSVLTMNSVENANLVAQVIVNTNTAGVSGAIISAIIVYLQYRKLDITMILNGALGGLVAITAGADVVGDWQPIVIGAIGGALVVFAVPMFDKLRIDDPVGALSVHLVNGIWGTIAVGLFSDLPIMPQLIGIGVVAVFTFVVAYVFFFAIDKIMPLRVTDEVEYDGLDVPEIGVESYPEFNKSKI; encoded by the coding sequence TTGGAAAATAGCGACATACTCTATATTATAGACACTCTCTTTATAATTTTTTCAGCTACACTGATAATTTTAATGGCACCAGGTTTTGCAATGTTAGAAGCAGGACTTGTAAGAACAAAGAATGTTTCAACTGTTTTAACTGGAAATGTTTTACTTTATGCGATTACATCTTTTGTGTTTTTTATTTGGGGATACAACTTGATGTTTGGAGGAAACGGGTTCTTTCTCGACGGTTTTGAAGACGACGGATATAGTAAATATGCACTATTCTTTTTTCAAATGGCATTTGTAAGTAAAACTGTTTCAATTATCAGTGGTGGTGTTGCGGAGAGAATCCGAATTATTCCATTTATGCTTTTTGCGGTTGTGATGTCTGGGCTAATTTATCCAACGGTTGGAAATTGGACTTGGGGCGGTGGTTTCTTAAAAGAGATGCACGATTTAGCAGGTTCAACAATTATTCACTCTGTTGGAGGTTGGGCATTACTTGCTGGAATTTTAATTCTTGGTGCAAGAAACGGAAAATATGGGAAAAAAGGAAATGTTCGAGCAATTCCTGCTTCAAACATTCCACTTGTAACACTTGGCGGTTTGCTACTTTGGTTAGGTTGGTTTGGATTTAACGGTGGTTCAGTTTTAACAATGAACTCAGTTGAAAATGCAAATCTTGTTGCTCAAGTTATTGTAAATACAAATACGGCTGGAGTTTCTGGTGCAATTATTTCGGCGATTATTGTTTATTTGCAATACCGAAAACTTGACATTACGATGATTTTAAATGGTGCTTTGGGCGGTCTTGTTGCAATTACTGCGGGAGCTGATGTTGTTGGAGATTGGCAACCAATCGTAATCGGTGCAATCGGTGGAGCTTTAGTTGTTTTTGCTGTTCCAATGTTTGATAAATTACGAATTGATGATCCAGTTGGTGCATTGAGTGTGCATTTGGTGAATGGGATTTGGGGAACAATTGCTGTTGGTCTTTTCTCAGATTTACCAATCATGCCTCAACTTATTGGAATTGGTGTTGTTGCCGTATTTACATTTGTTGTTGCTTATGTTTTCTTCTTTGCAATTGATAAAATCATGCCACTTCGAGTTACTGATGAGGTCGAATACGATGGTCTTGATGTTCCTGAAATTGGAGTTGAAAGCTATCCAGAATTCAACAAATCAAAAATCTAA
- a CDS encoding outer membrane porin, OprD family (PFAM: outer membrane porin, OprD family), whose product MKKVVLPFLLSAPLFSSEVANSFTEIFEKGKGSGEWRTFYVTRDRHGSYGDKQNDTSGLATGGHLKFETAPFYGLNLGFALYSTNALINPKTGDKNIDPSLYGDDKDGYSILGEAYLQYGSPTGNLYKFGRQKLNTPLAGSDDARMLPNLFEAYLFQTKHVPDSTLTLAHVTKFAAGSFSNIYWDLSGNVGANGITGKGFMVLSSGYGLNNDSGKFMNMGHYAVNQDTDGVSVFGLENKSIPNTTIKLWNYHAYDILNATYGQIDHSVKLGDDLSAFISGQMIMESSIGDEIAGTIDSQYYAGKVGLKSKRFVAYGAYSAVPTKNERKADGSIDNIGAIITPWGGIPAYTQGMVTRHQFFADTTAMKLAGTFKFKEDFDLPLSLTGYYIVFDTNDDDNFHQIGGGQHKTNWKTKEAGFDAIYKPSKNVMYRLRYNSPRDFVFVTSDNGTPDDKSDDKAETIHWDELRFIISYKF is encoded by the coding sequence ATGAAAAAAGTAGTTTTACCTTTTCTTTTATCAGCACCTCTTTTTTCAAGTGAAGTTGCAAATAGCTTTACTGAAATTTTTGAGAAAGGCAAGGGAAGTGGAGAGTGGAGAACTTTCTATGTTACTCGGGATAGACACGGCTCATATGGAGACAAGCAGAATGATACAAGTGGTTTAGCTACTGGAGGACATTTAAAGTTTGAGACTGCTCCTTTTTATGGTTTGAATTTAGGCTTTGCTCTCTATTCTACAAATGCTCTAATTAATCCAAAAACTGGTGATAAAAATATCGACCCATCGCTTTACGGAGATGACAAAGATGGATACTCAATTCTCGGTGAAGCCTATTTACAATATGGTTCTCCAACAGGAAACCTCTACAAATTTGGGCGACAAAAATTAAATACTCCACTTGCAGGTTCTGACGATGCAAGAATGCTACCAAACCTCTTTGAAGCCTATCTTTTTCAAACAAAACATGTTCCTGATTCAACTTTAACTTTAGCACATGTAACAAAGTTTGCCGCTGGTTCTTTTTCCAATATTTATTGGGATTTAAGCGGAAATGTTGGTGCAAACGGTATTACAGGAAAAGGCTTTATGGTTCTCTCTTCTGGATATGGTTTAAATAATGATTCTGGAAAATTTATGAACATGGGACACTATGCTGTAAATCAAGATACAGACGGGGTTTCAGTTTTTGGGCTTGAAAACAAATCTATTCCAAATACGACTATTAAGCTATGGAATTATCATGCTTACGATATTTTAAATGCGACTTACGGACAAATTGATCACTCTGTAAAACTTGGAGATGACTTATCAGCTTTTATTTCAGGTCAAATGATTATGGAGAGTTCTATTGGTGACGAAATTGCTGGAACAATTGACAGCCAATATTATGCAGGAAAAGTTGGATTGAAGTCAAAAAGATTTGTAGCTTATGGTGCTTATTCTGCTGTTCCTACGAAAAATGAGAGAAAAGCTGACGGCTCAATTGATAATATTGGTGCAATCATTACTCCTTGGGGTGGAATCCCAGCATATACTCAGGGAATGGTTACCCGACACCAATTCTTTGCGGACACGACTGCGATGAAACTTGCTGGAACTTTTAAATTCAAAGAAGATTTTGACCTTCCACTCTCTTTAACAGGTTACTACATTGTTTTTGATACAAATGATGATGACAACTTTCACCAGATTGGAGGAGGACAACATAAAACGAATTGGAAAACTAAAGAAGCAGGTTTCGATGCAATTTACAAACCGTCAAAAAATGTAATGTATCGACTGCGATATAACTCCCCAAGAGACTTTGTTTTTGTAACTTCTGACAATGGAACTCCTGATGACAAAAGCGATGATAAAGCGGAGACAATTCATTGGGACGAACTTCGATTTATTATTTCTTATAAATTTTAA
- a CDS encoding ribosome biogenesis GTP-binding protein YsxC/EngB (PFAM: GTPase of unknown function~TIGRFAM: ribosome biogenesis GTP-binding protein YsxC/EngB; small GTP-binding protein domain), translated as MITTVDAQFIKSASKLSETPKNLEFPEIAIMGRSNVGKSSTINSLSNRKNLAKKSNTPGKTKLINYFNMSLKDEKEQRKFILVDLPGIGYARVSKTQKADWEKNLLQFIEKRSEISLFMYLIDARHTQLDIDMGTLEYLESLGKEVWVIYTKIDKLKKNEFSKLKMKNRAKNCFFVSNVKKDGVELLRKAIFERIN; from the coding sequence TTGATAACGACCGTTGATGCACAATTTATCAAATCGGCTTCAAAACTTTCAGAAACTCCAAAAAATTTAGAATTTCCAGAAATTGCAATTATGGGTCGAAGTAATGTTGGAAAAAGTTCGACAATAAATTCACTTTCAAATCGTAAAAATCTTGCAAAAAAATCAAATACTCCTGGAAAAACAAAACTTATAAACTATTTCAATATGAGTTTAAAAGATGAGAAGGAACAGAGAAAATTTATTCTTGTCGATCTTCCTGGAATTGGATATGCGAGGGTTTCAAAGACTCAAAAAGCTGATTGGGAGAAAAACCTTTTGCAGTTTATTGAGAAGCGAAGTGAAATTTCTCTTTTTATGTATTTAATAGATGCTCGGCACACACAACTTGATATTGATATGGGAACACTTGAATATTTAGAGAGTTTGGGAAAAGAGGTTTGGGTTATTTACACAAAAATTGATAAATTGAAAAAAAATGAGTTTTCAAAATTGAAAATGAAAAATCGAGCTAAAAACTGTTTTTTTGTATCAAATGTAAAAAAAGATGGAGTTGAACTTTTAAGAAAAGCAATTTTTGAGAGAATAAATTAG
- a CDS encoding GTP-binding protein Era (PFAM: KH domain; GTPase of unknown function~TIGRFAM: GTP-binding protein Era; small GTP-binding protein domain) yields MTKSGFVALIGRPNAGKSTLLNWLLGEKIAIVSHKANATRKRVNAIVMQGDDQIILIDTPGLHEREKLLNQYMMEEALKAIGDCDIVLYLAPINDPIEDYEKFLKISDRPHILLLTKIDRVSNERILKKIAEYQKYSDKFLELIPISVSKSLNRDSILKSVVKYLPESPYLYNPEDLTTEHIRDIYREFIREAVFDETSAEIPYESDVVIDKIEENTEIERIRATLIVEKQSQKLVVIGNGGKTIKRISVNARKKIESFVGRQIYLEVFVSVKKGWSKNKRSLEDFGYVF; encoded by the coding sequence TTGACAAAATCTGGTTTTGTTGCTCTTATTGGTCGTCCAAATGCTGGTAAATCGACTCTCTTAAATTGGTTGCTTGGCGAAAAAATCGCAATCGTCTCTCACAAAGCAAATGCGACTCGAAAACGGGTTAATGCAATTGTAATGCAAGGTGATGACCAAATCATTCTTATTGACACTCCAGGACTGCACGAGCGGGAAAAACTCCTAAATCAATACATGATGGAAGAGGCACTAAAAGCGATAGGTGATTGTGATATTGTTCTATATCTTGCTCCAATAAATGATCCAATCGAAGATTATGAAAAGTTCTTAAAAATTTCAGACCGTCCCCATATTTTGCTTTTGACAAAAATTGACAGAGTTTCAAACGAAAGAATCCTTAAAAAAATTGCGGAATACCAAAAATATTCTGATAAATTCCTTGAATTGATTCCAATTTCAGTTTCAAAAAGTTTAAATAGAGATTCCATTTTAAAATCAGTTGTCAAATATTTACCAGAATCTCCATATTTATATAATCCAGAGGACTTGACAACAGAACATATTCGAGATATTTATCGTGAATTTATTCGTGAAGCTGTTTTTGATGAAACAAGTGCGGAGATTCCATACGAAAGTGATGTTGTTATTGATAAAATTGAAGAAAATACGGAAATTGAAAGAATTCGTGCAACTCTAATTGTTGAAAAGCAATCTCAAAAACTTGTTGTTATCGGAAATGGTGGAAAAACCATCAAGAGAATTTCAGTAAATGCACGGAAAAAAATTGAGAGTTTTGTTGGTCGTCAAATATATTTAGAAGTTTTTGTTTCTGTAAAAAAAGGCTGGTCTAAAAATAAAAGAAGTTTAGAAGACTTTGGATATGTTTTTTAG
- a CDS encoding nicotinate-nucleotide pyrophosphorylase (PFAM: Quinolinate phosphoribosyl transferase, C-terminal domain; Quinolinate phosphoribosyl transferase, N-terminal domain~TIGRFAM: nicotinate-nucleotide pyrophosphorylase): MRIEDFLKQTLSEDIGRGDLFSKVDSKNPTTGKIFAKSEGVFSGRIYIEKLSEILGTEVKFNLLDGDEFKKGDVVLEISGDSHTILSAERTFLNIVLHSSSIATLTRKYVKKVEPFGVKILDTRKTRPLLRDFEKYSTLVGGAVNHRMGLDDSLMLKDTHLKTILNLDQFLEKARKNVPFTTKIEIEAETVEFAKDVLLKDIDILMCDNMTTDEVKEIVEFRNKNAKHITLEASGNINLKTVEKYAKTGVDAISVGSIIHQANWIDLSMKID, translated from the coding sequence ATGAGAATAGAGGATTTTTTAAAACAGACTCTCTCAGAGGATATAGGGAGAGGTGATCTTTTTTCAAAAGTAGATTCTAAAAATCCTACAACAGGAAAAATATTTGCTAAAAGCGAAGGGGTGTTTTCAGGACGAATTTACATTGAGAAACTTTCAGAAATTCTAGGCACAGAAGTTAAATTTAATTTGCTTGATGGAGATGAGTTTAAAAAAGGCGATGTAGTTTTAGAGATTTCTGGAGACTCTCATACAATTTTGAGTGCCGAAAGAACTTTTTTAAATATTGTTTTACACTCTTCTTCAATTGCGACTTTGACTAGAAAATATGTGAAAAAAGTTGAACCGTTTGGAGTGAAAATTTTAGACACTCGAAAAACAAGACCGCTTTTAAGAGATTTTGAAAAATATTCGACTCTTGTTGGAGGTGCAGTAAATCACAGAATGGGACTTGATGATTCGCTTATGTTAAAAGATACACATTTAAAAACAATCTTAAACTTGGATCAATTTTTAGAAAAAGCTCGAAAAAATGTCCCTTTTACAACAAAAATTGAGATTGAAGCGGAAACAGTCGAGTTTGCAAAAGATGTTCTTTTAAAAGATATTGATATTTTGATGTGCGACAACATGACTACGGATGAGGTCAAGGAAATTGTTGAATTCAGAAACAAAAATGCAAAACACATCACTCTTGAAGCAAGTGGAAATATAAATTTGAAAACAGTCGAAAAATATGCGAAAACTGGAGTTGATGCAATTAGTGTTGGTTCGATAATTCACCAAGCAAATTGGATTGATTTATCCATGAAAATTGATTGA
- a CDS encoding peptide deformylase (PFAM: Polypeptide deformylase~TIGRFAM: peptide deformylase): protein MILEIVKYPDNRLKHKSTEIENFDDELHSFLDDMRETMIARNGIGLAGVQVGILKRVFIINIPNEENEYSDENLLEVINPKIVEKYGNTSYEEGCLSIPEYFETVQRAEKIDVSFFDRHGNEQRKRLSGLHAIAFQHEFDHLNGRVFVERISYMKKRKFEKEWKKRIRE from the coding sequence TTGATTTTAGAAATTGTTAAATATCCAGATAACAGACTTAAACATAAATCAACTGAAATAGAGAATTTTGACGATGAACTTCACTCTTTTCTTGATGATATGAGGGAGACAATGATTGCCAGAAATGGAATTGGTCTTGCTGGTGTTCAAGTTGGAATTCTCAAAAGGGTTTTTATTATAAATATTCCAAACGAAGAGAATGAATACAGTGATGAAAATCTTCTTGAAGTTATAAACCCTAAAATAGTTGAGAAATATGGTAATACAAGTTACGAAGAGGGGTGTCTGAGTATTCCTGAATATTTTGAAACTGTGCAGAGGGCTGAAAAAATAGATGTCTCTTTCTTTGACAGGCATGGAAATGAACAGAGAAAACGACTCTCTGGATTACATGCAATCGCATTTCAGCACGAATTTGATCATCTGAATGGTAGGGTTTTTGTTGAGCGAATTTCATACATGAAAAAGCGGAAATTTGAAAAAGAGTGGAAGAAACGAATCCGAGAATAA